From Rutidosis leptorrhynchoides isolate AG116_Rl617_1_P2 chromosome 3, CSIRO_AGI_Rlap_v1, whole genome shotgun sequence, a single genomic window includes:
- the LOC139898072 gene encoding uncharacterized protein isoform X1: MGKSQPQLPLHNNQQQQQQQNSNRPFLFLQCYTRIAQLCSFKCAFILLLTVSVSLFAVFSIFHFHHANLEFDANDSVKNSAIVQAYFRLEKPVSFLIPKIKRLEYDINGEIGVPGTQVAILSIHKSDTYNWTDVTFGVLSKPMNTPINPVYLSILRLSLIEIFTQSSNLTLTKSVFGVPSSFEILKFLGGITIIPKLSPPAWMLPQVLFSFSLHNNLHEIEDNFLELKEQLKSGLQLMPDESVFVQVTNRVGSTQDPPVTVQVSVIGNVDPQRLNELARQISGSHDNLGLDNYVFGKVKDVSLSSYWSLTLDAPTPSPAPSPNDHMGPTISPAPASSPTPQNGPDPAAMGPASCGGPSMSPGPSHHPFWPRASPPISETAPNLSPLPSVSYGSHPSQEKSPSVIQSSSSSENSIFCHLIWVLSIVITLQHILH; the protein is encoded by the exons ATGGGTAAATCCCAACCCCAATTACCACTTCACAATaatcaacagcaacagcaacagcaaaacTCTAACAGGCCGTTTTTGTTTCTTCAATGTTATACAAGGATTGCTCAATTGTGCAGTTTCAAGTGTGCTTTTATTTTGCTTCTTACTGTGTCGGTTTCACTATTTGCGGTCTTCTCGATCTTCCATTTTCATCATGCGAATCTAGAGTTTGATGCTAATGATTCAGTTAAGAACAGTG CCATAGTGCAGGCATATTTCAGACTGGAAAAGCCCGTTTCGTTTCTTATTCCTAAAATTAAAAGGCTCGAGTATGATATTAATGGTGAAATAGGTGTCCCTGGAACACAG GTTGCAATATTATCAATTCACAAATCTGATACATATAACTGGACTGATGTAACGTTTGGTGTTCTTTCTAAACCTATGAATACTCCAATAAACCCAGTATATTTAAGTATTTTAAGATTGTCACTAATTGAAATTTTTACTCAAAGttccaatttaacacttacaaaatcGGTTTTCGGTGTTCCATCTTCGTTTGAAATACTAAAGTTTCTCGGTGGGATTACGATTATTCCTAAGCTATCTCCTCCAGCTTGGATGCTACCACAAGTCCTCTTTAGTTTTAGTCTTCATAATAATCTTCATGAAATCGAAGATAATTTTCTCGAGTTGAAAGAGCAATTGAAATCGGGGTTACAGCTAATGCCTGATGAG AGCGTATTCGTGCAAGTGACTAACAGAGTAGGGTCAACGCAAGATCCACCCGTTACAGTTCAGGTATCGGTTATCGGTAATGTCGACCCTCAGAGACTCAACGAACTAGCCCGTCAAATCAGTGGGTCCCATGATAATCTTGGACTCGATAACTACGTATTCGGTAAAGTCAAAGACGTCAGCTTATCGTCTTATTGGTCTCTGACTCTCGATGCCCCGACACCTTCTCCTGCACCATCTCCTAATGATCACATGGGACCCACCATATCCCCAGCTCCAGCTTCTTCACCTACCCCCCAAAATGGGCCTGATCCGGCTGCAATGGGCCCCGCATCTTGTGGTGGGCCCAGTATGTCACCGGGTCCAAGTCATCATCCCTTTTGGCCTCGTGCTTCACCACCAATATCGGAAACGGCTCCTAATCTTTCTCCGTTACCTTCGGTGTCATATGGATCCCATCCTTCGCAAGAAAAGTCGCCTTCGGTCATACAATCCTCTTCTT CTTCAGAAAACAGTATATTCTGTCATTTAATCTGGGTGCTCTCCATCGTCATCACACTGCAACATATTCTACATTAG
- the LOC139898072 gene encoding uncharacterized protein isoform X2, whose amino-acid sequence MGKSQPQLPLHNNQQQQQQQNSNRPFLFLQCYTRIAQLCSFKCAFILLLTVSVSLFAVFSIFHFHHANLEFDANDSVKNSAIVQAYFRLEKPVSFLIPKIKRLEYDINGEIGVPGTQFLGGITIIPKLSPPAWMLPQVLFSFSLHNNLHEIEDNFLELKEQLKSGLQLMPDESVFVQVTNRVGSTQDPPVTVQVSVIGNVDPQRLNELARQISGSHDNLGLDNYVFGKVKDVSLSSYWSLTLDAPTPSPAPSPNDHMGPTISPAPASSPTPQNGPDPAAMGPASCGGPSMSPGPSHHPFWPRASPPISETAPNLSPLPSVSYGSHPSQEKSPSVIQSSSSSENSIFCHLIWVLSIVITLQHILH is encoded by the exons ATGGGTAAATCCCAACCCCAATTACCACTTCACAATaatcaacagcaacagcaacagcaaaacTCTAACAGGCCGTTTTTGTTTCTTCAATGTTATACAAGGATTGCTCAATTGTGCAGTTTCAAGTGTGCTTTTATTTTGCTTCTTACTGTGTCGGTTTCACTATTTGCGGTCTTCTCGATCTTCCATTTTCATCATGCGAATCTAGAGTTTGATGCTAATGATTCAGTTAAGAACAGTG CCATAGTGCAGGCATATTTCAGACTGGAAAAGCCCGTTTCGTTTCTTATTCCTAAAATTAAAAGGCTCGAGTATGATATTAATGGTGAAATAGGTGTCCCTGGAACACAG TTTCTCGGTGGGATTACGATTATTCCTAAGCTATCTCCTCCAGCTTGGATGCTACCACAAGTCCTCTTTAGTTTTAGTCTTCATAATAATCTTCATGAAATCGAAGATAATTTTCTCGAGTTGAAAGAGCAATTGAAATCGGGGTTACAGCTAATGCCTGATGAG AGCGTATTCGTGCAAGTGACTAACAGAGTAGGGTCAACGCAAGATCCACCCGTTACAGTTCAGGTATCGGTTATCGGTAATGTCGACCCTCAGAGACTCAACGAACTAGCCCGTCAAATCAGTGGGTCCCATGATAATCTTGGACTCGATAACTACGTATTCGGTAAAGTCAAAGACGTCAGCTTATCGTCTTATTGGTCTCTGACTCTCGATGCCCCGACACCTTCTCCTGCACCATCTCCTAATGATCACATGGGACCCACCATATCCCCAGCTCCAGCTTCTTCACCTACCCCCCAAAATGGGCCTGATCCGGCTGCAATGGGCCCCGCATCTTGTGGTGGGCCCAGTATGTCACCGGGTCCAAGTCATCATCCCTTTTGGCCTCGTGCTTCACCACCAATATCGGAAACGGCTCCTAATCTTTCTCCGTTACCTTCGGTGTCATATGGATCCCATCCTTCGCAAGAAAAGTCGCCTTCGGTCATACAATCCTCTTCTT CTTCAGAAAACAGTATATTCTGTCATTTAATCTGGGTGCTCTCCATCGTCATCACACTGCAACATATTCTACATTAG